A part of Myxococcales bacterium genomic DNA contains:
- a CDS encoding bifunctional (p)ppGpp synthetase/guanosine-3',5'-bis(diphosphate) 3'-pyrophosphohydrolase, with the protein MLKLSDILDLVKTYHPQPDLDLIRKAYVCSAKYHEGQVRKSGEPYLSHPLEVAKILAELKLDEASICTGLLHDTVEDTAATQDEIEEVFGHDIAYLVDGVTKLSQIKFYSSEEKQAENFRKMLVAMSRDIRVLLVKLADRLHNMRTLQYMIPEKQERIATETIEIYAPLANRLGIAWLKAELEDLSFKYIKPWDYRNLREKIGKTKNERARFIEDVSRELEKTLNDAGMKNFEVEGRPKHLWSVFRKMSDKGLSFDEIHDLIAFRVVVETLGQCYEALGHIHAQWRPIPGRFKDYIAMPKPNGYRSLHTTLVGPKGERIEVQIRTRRMHEVAESGIAAHWKYKAHGGGVPLTVDEASEKNFQWLRQLMNWQKDLTDPNEFLESVKVDLFSEEVYVFTPRGDVIELPRGATPVDMAFAIHSAVGMQCIGAKVNNRIVPLRYVLENGDSCEIITQKNQRPKKDWLEFVKTSRARTKIRAVMRQLERDRSKEIGRELLERELRRYGTSIQRELKSGALDRAVKNKRCANFDEALALVGYGKLEAKAFAEECIPEEEKREILPEQKRSRISQLFDKLARRGSGGIRVEGVDDVLVHYARCCSPVKGDPVIGFVTRGRGVSIHRRNCPKIMELDADRKISVSWVSDSELVRPISITVLSDDREGMLTDLSAVFARMNINISEAKCRGLGDGQAINTFKCGVHDLAQLNLVMRKLGSLKGVHRVERSSSNE; encoded by the coding sequence ATGTTGAAACTTAGTGATATTTTAGATCTCGTGAAAACCTATCATCCGCAGCCCGATTTGGATCTGATTCGCAAGGCTTATGTTTGTTCTGCCAAATATCATGAAGGACAAGTGAGAAAAAGCGGAGAGCCTTATTTATCACATCCTTTAGAGGTAGCTAAGATTTTAGCTGAACTTAAGCTCGATGAAGCGAGTATTTGTACAGGTTTGCTCCACGATACAGTAGAGGATACCGCTGCGACTCAGGATGAAATCGAGGAAGTTTTTGGCCATGATATTGCCTATTTGGTGGATGGTGTTACTAAACTTTCCCAGATAAAATTCTATAGCAGTGAAGAAAAGCAGGCCGAGAACTTTCGTAAAATGCTTGTGGCCATGTCTCGCGATATCCGCGTATTGTTGGTGAAGTTAGCAGATCGCCTTCATAATATGCGTACGCTGCAATACATGATCCCTGAAAAGCAAGAAAGGATCGCAACAGAAACCATTGAAATATATGCTCCGCTTGCTAACCGTTTAGGGATCGCATGGCTTAAAGCAGAGCTTGAGGATTTAAGTTTTAAATACATCAAGCCTTGGGATTATAGAAATTTAAGAGAAAAGATCGGTAAGACAAAAAATGAGCGAGCCCGTTTCATAGAGGATGTCTCAAGAGAACTTGAAAAGACGCTCAATGATGCAGGAATGAAAAATTTTGAAGTGGAAGGGCGCCCGAAACATTTATGGTCTGTTTTTAGAAAAATGAGTGATAAGGGCCTGTCGTTCGATGAAATACATGATCTGATCGCATTTAGAGTGGTGGTGGAGACTTTAGGGCAATGCTACGAAGCATTGGGTCATATTCATGCTCAGTGGCGACCAATCCCCGGGCGTTTCAAAGATTATATAGCTATGCCCAAGCCCAATGGGTATCGTTCACTTCATACGACATTGGTAGGCCCCAAGGGCGAGCGTATTGAAGTACAGATTCGTACAAGACGTATGCATGAAGTGGCTGAGTCGGGTATTGCTGCTCATTGGAAGTATAAGGCTCATGGCGGTGGAGTCCCATTGACCGTGGACGAAGCCTCAGAAAAAAACTTCCAATGGCTTCGTCAGCTGATGAATTGGCAAAAGGATCTCACCGATCCTAATGAGTTTCTTGAATCGGTAAAAGTAGATTTATTTTCAGAAGAAGTTTATGTTTTTACGCCGCGAGGGGATGTTATTGAGCTTCCTCGTGGAGCGACTCCGGTTGATATGGCTTTTGCTATTCACTCAGCAGTAGGAATGCAGTGTATTGGTGCAAAGGTAAACAATCGCATAGTGCCATTGCGATATGTGTTAGAAAATGGTGATAGCTGCGAAATCATCACGCAAAAAAATCAACGGCCCAAAAAAGATTGGCTTGAGTTTGTAAAGACCTCTCGTGCACGTACAAAAATCAGAGCTGTGATGCGGCAGCTTGAGCGTGATCGCAGTAAGGAGATCGGTCGTGAATTGCTTGAGCGTGAACTGAGGCGTTACGGCACCAGTATCCAGCGTGAGCTGAAGTCTGGCGCATTAGACAGAGCAGTAAAAAATAAACGCTGCGCAAATTTTGATGAAGCCTTGGCACTTGTTGGTTATGGCAAGCTAGAAGCTAAAGCATTTGCAGAAGAGTGTATTCCCGAAGAAGAAAAACGTGAAATTTTACCAGAGCAGAAACGCTCTCGTATAAGCCAGCTATTTGATAAGTTAGCGCGCAGAGGTTCTGGGGGTATCAGAGTTGAGGGAGTTGATGACGTTTTAGTTCATTATGCGCGATGCTGTAGTCCTGTTAAAGGTGATCCTGTAATAGGTTTTGTTACGAGAGGACGCGGGGTAAGCATTCACAGACGCAATTGTCCTAAGATCATGGAACTCGATGCTGATCGTAAAATTAGTGTGAGTTGGGTGAGTGACTCGGAATTGGTGCGCCCGATTTCTATAACTGTTTTAAGTGATGACCGAGAAGGAATGCTCACAGATTTATCTGCAGTGTTTGCACGCATGAATATAAATATTTCGGAGGCTAAGTGTAGAGGCTTGGGAGATGGGCAAGCCATTAATACCTTTAAGTG